Proteins from a single region of Sporosarcina sp. P33:
- a CDS encoding DUF881 domain-containing protein codes for MGKGLKKTREKRGKQLVFSVVFLVLGFMLAFSYRTIGSKQQVLDPEQSSIFLQEERYREDLIEQQERNKELTGELLEKQKRVHDFEQEFSDKEKKHAVLVEKARDLRLLLGFVPSEGEGVKVTLEDADYDPSVQNPNDYIVHESHVLRVINELKIAGAQGMTINGQRINSNSYIKCTGPVIMIDGRTFPAPFIIEAVGDPKVLSPALHLKGSVIDGLQRDNIVVTVEEMKEIQLPAIRDEV; via the coding sequence GTGGGCAAGGGACTGAAGAAAACTAGGGAAAAACGAGGCAAGCAGTTAGTGTTCTCTGTCGTCTTTCTAGTACTGGGCTTCATGCTTGCATTTTCTTACCGGACAATCGGCAGTAAGCAACAAGTGCTGGATCCTGAACAATCCAGTATATTTCTTCAGGAAGAACGATATCGTGAAGATTTAATTGAGCAGCAGGAACGCAATAAAGAATTGACCGGCGAATTACTTGAAAAACAAAAACGGGTACATGATTTCGAACAGGAGTTTTCCGACAAAGAAAAAAAACATGCGGTTCTTGTAGAAAAAGCACGTGATTTACGATTATTGCTGGGCTTTGTTCCTTCAGAGGGAGAAGGCGTCAAAGTGACACTTGAAGATGCGGATTATGACCCATCGGTTCAAAATCCAAATGATTATATCGTTCATGAGAGTCATGTCTTGCGCGTCATTAATGAATTGAAAATCGCAGGTGCACAAGGAATGACCATCAACGGGCAGCGGATTAATTCGAATTCGTACATAAAATGTACAGGCCCTGTTATTATGATTGATGGCAGAACCTTTCCGGCACCTTTTATTATAGAAGCAGTTGGGGATCCGAAAGTGCTGTCACCGGCACTGCATCTGAAAGGCAGTGTCATTGACGGATTGCAAAGGGATAACATTGTCGTCACAGTAGAGGAAATGAAGGAAATTCAACTGCCTGCGATTCGTGACGAAGTATGA
- a CDS encoding small basic family protein, whose protein sequence is MWLPLLGLLLGISLGLLSDIQIPQVYNNYLTIAILAAFDTLFGGIRAYLQQVYDDQIFVTGFFFNLLLAAGLAFLGVHLGVDLYLAAVFTFGVRLFQNIAVIRRILLTKWTSRNKNPNTNA, encoded by the coding sequence ATGTGGCTACCCTTACTTGGGCTCCTCCTTGGCATTTCACTAGGTTTGCTCTCGGATATACAGATCCCGCAGGTGTATAATAATTATTTAACTATTGCGATTCTCGCTGCATTTGATACACTATTTGGTGGAATCAGAGCCTATCTGCAGCAAGTATACGACGACCAGATTTTCGTCACAGGATTTTTCTTTAACTTGCTTTTGGCAGCGGGACTTGCTTTCCTTGGTGTACATTTAGGCGTAGATTTATATTTGGCGGCTGTCTTTACGTTTGGTGTACGATTATTCCAAAACATTGCTGTCATCCGCAGAATCTTGCTGACAAAATGGACGTCCAGAAACAAAAATCCTAATACAAATGCCTGA
- a CDS encoding DUF881 domain-containing protein, with amino-acid sequence MKRNTHWKFTLILGIVGFVLALQYNSMNTTSTRDTRDLWAIRKELSNEKKIHSELLEEIREIDQTLASYTASPEANAAEVLQNTLDKLYKQAGFMPITGPGFVIEVAPSPESIAFGYDIEPVSSELLAWFINVINQHQGNELEIDGKRFTTLSWIRDVNGNLTVSGEIVSTPPFNIKVVSPTMEDSEKLYNLLLTTTIQDEFYLDDLVLSISEPTDRITLEGWTGGFENQFLKEQTKE; translated from the coding sequence GTGAAACGGAACACACACTGGAAGTTCACTTTGATTCTCGGTATAGTAGGGTTTGTATTAGCGTTACAATATAATTCTATGAATACCACATCAACACGTGATACACGAGATTTGTGGGCGATCCGTAAAGAATTGTCCAATGAAAAGAAAATTCACTCTGAACTGTTGGAAGAAATCAGGGAAATAGATCAAACACTTGCATCCTATACTGCATCGCCTGAGGCAAACGCAGCTGAAGTGCTGCAAAACACACTGGACAAGCTGTATAAACAAGCTGGATTCATGCCAATTACCGGACCGGGATTTGTAATCGAAGTAGCCCCGTCCCCAGAGTCTATTGCGTTCGGTTATGACATAGAACCTGTTTCATCTGAATTGCTGGCCTGGTTTATTAATGTGATCAATCAGCACCAAGGGAACGAGCTGGAAATTGACGGCAAACGTTTCACTACACTGAGTTGGATCCGGGACGTCAACGGCAATCTGACTGTCAGCGGAGAAATCGTTTCCACACCGCCGTTTAACATAAAAGTCGTTTCTCCAACGATGGAAGACAGTGAAAAGCTGTATAATTTATTATTGACAACTACAATCCAGGATGAATTCTATCTAGATGACTTAGTTTTGTCAATTAGTGAACCAACGGACCGTATTACGTTAGAGGGCTGGACCGGCGGTTTTGAAAACCAATTTTTAAAAGAACAAACAAAGGAGTAA
- a CDS encoding cell division protein FtsQ/DivIB, which translates to MDKIIDIEDRIPSMRKKRRRRANISFLILVVIFVLVLLALLYFQSSLSDVSDISINETILHDSEEYIDQSGLYKGQSLWGFRTKDIENNIMKIPGVKEVSVKRDFYHDVSITVTEWEPVAYIENKTRYDLLLENGERIETGDPEILSHAPILSGFTDADVTERMIDQLQKMDSSVFELLSELHFAGQEKIDVFMNDGYEVHAVISGFAEKMSYYPDIIAQLPKDEKGVLDIEIGVYFKKYSDYYKEPEPVKVEIPQIDEKTDEKTDEKTDEEQAPPVEMERKEEGESGQGTEEN; encoded by the coding sequence ATGGATAAAATAATTGATATTGAAGACCGAATTCCCTCGATGCGTAAAAAGCGAAGAAGAAGAGCTAATATCAGCTTCCTGATTCTAGTCGTGATATTCGTTCTTGTTCTTCTGGCCTTGCTGTATTTCCAATCCTCATTAAGCGATGTGTCGGATATATCAATTAATGAGACTATTTTACATGACAGTGAGGAATATATAGATCAGAGCGGATTATATAAAGGACAGTCGCTATGGGGATTCCGCACAAAAGACATTGAAAATAACATAATGAAAATCCCTGGCGTGAAGGAAGTGAGCGTCAAAAGGGATTTTTATCATGATGTGTCGATAACCGTAACGGAATGGGAGCCGGTTGCTTATATAGAAAATAAGACGCGATATGACCTGCTCCTGGAGAATGGGGAGCGCATCGAAACTGGTGATCCAGAAATCCTTTCACATGCCCCAATTCTGTCTGGGTTTACCGATGCGGATGTAACAGAACGGATGATTGACCAGCTTCAGAAGATGGACAGTTCCGTTTTCGAGCTGCTGTCAGAACTTCATTTTGCAGGACAGGAAAAAATAGATGTTTTTATGAACGATGGATATGAAGTGCACGCTGTTATTTCAGGCTTTGCGGAAAAAATGTCTTATTATCCGGATATTATCGCACAATTGCCGAAAGATGAAAAAGGTGTGCTGGATATCGAGATTGGCGTGTATTTTAAAAAATACTCGGATTATTATAAAGAGCCCGAGCCTGTAAAAGTCGAAATTCCTCAGATTGACGAAAAGACCGATGAAAAGACAGACGAAAAAACTGATGAAGAACAGGCGCCGCCTGTCGAAATGGAACGGAAAGAGGAGGGAGAAAGTGGGCAAGGGACTGAAGAAAACTAG